The window GTCGAGGTGTGGATCGGATCCCCGGCCTTGAGCCCGGTGGTGTCTTCATAGACCTGCAGGGTGGCCCGGTCTTCCTTGAGCCCAATGACCTCGGCGATGAGGCGTTGCGTGCCAACCCACACCAACTCCGACATGCCGATGGTCCGCGCCGTCAGGGCGTGGACCACCGGGCCGTTCACGCCGATCACCGTTCCTGAACGAGCCTCCGCCTGGGCGGTCATCACGGCCCTGAAGGTGAGGAAGGTTCTTCGCCGAGCAGCATGTCCGCAGCTAGGTGGCGGAGCCTATACATCCGGCGGCGGACGCGGCCATCGAATGAATTATCAAAGCGCACCCTCCCGTCATCGACTTCCAGAACCACGCCGCCCATTAGTTCGTCGTCGGCGGTGAAGCTCACCGCGCCACGATCTGAGGTCAGACTGCGACGGATTGCTTCGTCGAGTAGCAGCTCGCAGTCGTGAGGCATGCGCACACGGACCGGTCCGGCCGGTAGCGCCTCTAAGCCCTCTCGGACGAGCTCGGCGAGTCGATCTGCCGCCTGCGGGAATGTAGAAAAGCGCCCGAGCCGCGTCCGGGCACGGGCAATGACTTTCTCGATCAGCGCCTCACGCGCCAAAAGCAGCCCCAGATGACTCTGCGTTTCCGCGGCCGCCAGGAGTTTGGCGGCGCGGAGACGCCCCCGCGATTCCCCCGCGCTTCGAGCCCCGGCACGAATGGCCTCGGCCTCCGTGTCGGCGCTCGCACGGAGTCGGGCGACGCGCTGCTGCGCGCGTCCTTGCATCTCAGCGATCTCAGCGGCCGCTTGTTCCCGGATCAGACGCAGCAGGGTCCCGGCGTCTGACCCGGCAGCGTGGACAGAATCGATGGATTTCATAGGCGCAACCCCAAGGTGCGCTCGACGAAGCGTTGCACAGAGCCGCCGTCGGGTGATTCTCCGAAGCCGGGCACTTCGAGAATCACGGGCCCACTGGCATCGAGCATGGCATGCCTCAGATAGTCCCGAATGCGTCCCGCGATACCGTTGGTCACCACCAGCAGCACCGGGCGTTGCTTTGGCCCGCCTGCCGCGTGGACCTCGTTGACAACCTCTTCGATCGCCGTACGTGCCTCATCGGCACTGTGAACGACGCGGCCCGGCACGCCGCCCAAGGCGAACACCAGGACCGTATCCGCATCGCCAATGACCTGCAGCGGCTTCATGAGAGGCGGCCGAGGATCATGATGGCGACGATGAGGCCGTAGATAGCGATACCCTCGGCCAGACCGACGAAGATCAGAGCACGACCCGCGATTTCCGGCCGCTCACCAATCGCGCCCAACGCCGCCGCACCCACGTGGCTGACAGCGTAGGCGGCACCGAGCGCACCGATCGCCGTCGCCGCGGCGGCGGCGGCGAAACCCCACTTCATCACTTCATCGGACACGCCGCCGAGTTGCGCGGCAGCCCCGGCAGCAGCGGGCAGTCCGCTCAGGACGGCCGCCAAGGCCAGGAGCGACACGGCGGCGAGGCCGACGTGTACCCGCGCGAACCAGCGGATGGCGCGGCCGTACCTGCGGCTCGAACCGCGCGGCTGGATGCCGGGAGCTGATGTGGTCTGGCGTGGTTCCTGGGTCGTCATGGTTCCTCCTCTCAGGGGTGCGCCGGCGGCATGCCGGAGGCCAGGCGCAACGGCCGGTACTCCTCACCACCGCCGCTGTAGAAGCGGCTGAAGAACTCGTAGTACTCGAGACGGATGCTCTGGATCGACACGATCAGTCCTTCCAGTGCGATAATGACGGCATTGCCGATCACAATGACGATAATCGCGCCGATGGTGCCACCCCGGCTTTCGGCGATGGCATCGGCGACACTGAAGGTGGCAAGCAAGAGGCCCGCATGACTCACGGCAAAGGCCGCCAGTCGAATGAAGGTGGCGGTGTTCGACACCGTGCTGACCATGGTGTCGAGCACGTCGACTATTGCCTCGACCAGCAGCGTCAACAGTTCTCCGGCCCCAGGCCACCTGTGCTCATGCAGACCCACCCACAGCACGCGCGCGGGTTCTTTGAGAAACACCAGCGTCAACGCCACGACCAACCACATCACGGCTGTTCCCAGCGTGACCGCGCCGGGCCCGGCGGTGAGCCAACGCATGAGGACGCCCGCGACAATCCAGTATGCCAAGGCGCCCAGCAGCCCGTTGCGCTCCCAGAGCGCCGTGACGTCTCGCCGACGCACCGCGTTTACAAGATTGAGAGCGAGGGCCAGGCTGAGAAAGCCGGCGCCGAAGCCCACGGCTGTTTTCATCAGCCTGGGCATGTCCTCCATCGGTCGGAGCCAGAGCGCGGGCAACCAATGCTCCACACCGAAGACGCTGCCATAGAGAAACCCGAAGGCCATGGCGAAGACACCGCACTCCATCAAGATCACCGCATAGTCCCGGTAGCGGAACATTCGCCGGTACATGAAGTACCCGATGGCGAATAGCACCGCCCCTTGGCCGACGTCGCCGAACATGAATCCGAACATGGCGAGAAACGCGACAGCGACCACCGCTGTCGGTTCCAGTTCGCCGTAGCGCGGCAGACCGTACGCCCGCAGCAAGCGCTCGAACGGTCGAATGAGCACCGGATTGCGCAGCAGAATGGGTACCGACACGAGGCCGCGGCGTACGCCTTCGAGCCCGGCCGGATCCTGCCACTGCACCACGCAACGGCTTCCCGCGGCGGCGCGCACGGCCGCTTCGAGCTGCGCCGTGAGTACAGCGGGAACCCAGCCGGTAATCAGAGAGATCCGCTCTGAACGGCCCATGAGACCGCGCGCCTCCGTAAGCAGCCGTTCGCGTTCCACGCGGGCACGCAATGTACAGGCCTCTGGTCCGAGCCGCTGCGCCAAGGCGTTACGATCGGCCTCGACAGCGGCCACGGCCTCGCGGCTTGCCTCCAGGTCGCTAACAAGGTGCGTCATCGCTTCTTCAGGGGCACCGGTCAGGTGGGGCGGCAGCTCCAGCCGCTCGAAGTGAGCGCTGCGCAACGCCCGCTCCAGCACTTCGTGGTCGGCAGAGAGACAGAGGGCAGTGATGAGGAGTCGACCGTCCGTGCCCGGCATGCCCTGCGGGACGATGATGTGAGGTGTGCGCGTCAGGGCCTCACGTAGCCGTGTCAGACTCCGTTGCGGAAGCAAACCAGAAGCGAGGAAGACGTAGCGCAGATTGCCAAGCTGTTCGAGCGGCAGCCCGATGGGAACGAGCGCCCGCAGCGTGTGCACAAGTCCTTCGATCCGCTCCGTGTCTGCCGCGGTGCGGCCGGCGCCCTGACGAAACGCATCTACCTCCGTGCGAATGGCCTGACTGCGGGATTCCAGGCCTTGTAGATCCAGCGTCTCTTCGACGCTGGCGGACAGCACGTGATTGCGCCACTCGATACGCAGGAACGCCAGGACCTCGTCGAGGCTTTGGGCCAGGGCGCCAAGCTGTCGAAGCCGTTCGCTGACGTCGTAAGGCTGAATCGCGCCGAGCATCTCGACGGAATGACGTACGTCGAGCAAGTGCAAGACGCCGACGCGGGCGATAGCGCGCGCGGCCGCCTCGAGGTCTGTCGCCAGGAGGACCAAGGAGAGATGGCGTATAGGCTCTGGGGTCAACACGAGCGGTCCTCTTTCAGTGCCGGATGGTCACAACGTGTTCAAAGGCCTCTGTGCTGTTCAGGCCGAGCGTCTTAGCGGTCAGCAACACCTGCAGGTCGCGGATCTCGAGTTCCTGGGTCAGGAGAAATGCGAGAGGCACGCCGATGTGAAACGGGTAGCCACGGAATTCTCGTTGGGCTGCCGCTGCAAGGAAACGCCACAGCGCGGCAGAGCAGGCGTCGAATCCACGCATGTCAGCTTCCGCCAGAAGCCGGGCGTACGGTGTGTGTTCCAGCGCCACACCCCAGGGCAGTTGGGGCCCCTCGGCCAAGGCGCGCCGCACCGCAAACGTGACCCATCGTCCTTGTCGCAGCGTGTAGTTCAAGATCTCCTCGGGCGCCATGCCGAGGGCATCGCGGTAGCGGGCGATCCAGCCGAGATTCAGGATGTCGAACAGGATGCCCAACAGACCGTGGGCACGCTTACCGTCGGAGGGCTCGAGTACACCGGCGGCTTCCCACAAGCGCTCGTAGTAATCGATCTCCAGCGCGACTTCGAGGGCGAACGGCCCGGCATCCTCAAGGCGGTGCAGCGCCGCTGCCATGGGGGCACCGTACGCCGTCGTTGCCAAGCGATCGGTCAGCTCGTGCAGGTCGCGCGCCTCCACCAGCCGTTGCGTGTCCAGGCTGGAAATGTCGCCAAGGACGAACAGGTACCGGCTGACGGTCTCCGGGGACAAGCGGCGGTGCACGGCGCGGATCACAAGTTTGAGGTTCTCGAGTTCGTGCCGCAGGAGGTATACCCGGACCAGTGCGGCTTCCGGGCTTGCCAGCATGCGAATGAGCGTCCGGCCGATCTCGACCAGTCTTTCTCGTAGGCTGCCTTCACCGCGCGGTTTACTGAGCCTGCGGCCGTATGCCGTGTGGAGCAGTACGTCGAGCATCGTGTCCCGTGAAGGATAGCCGTACAAAGCTTCCAACCCGCTGTGCCCCAGGAGTGTGGGGATGAGGGTGCGGACCCGGGCGTTGGCTGCCGCGTAGCGCTGCAGATCTCGCCTCATCAGCTGGCGTCACCTTGCCCGTTGGCTGTCAAGACAAAGTGCACCACGGCTTCAACTGCCGCGTCGATGCGGGGCTCGGCACGCGCCTGCATGGCCGCTGCCTGCAGGCGCGTGCCTTCGGCCATGTGTACCGCATTCTGCTGCGCTGCAGCCACCAACCGCTCCTCAACCGACTGGGCCAAGGCATCACGGGTGTCTCCGGCCTCATGCACGCGGCGCCGGCTGTCCTCTTCGGCCTCACGCACCAGTCCCTGGCAATCGCGCTGTGCCGCATCCACTGCTTGGCGCGCCTCGGCTTCGGCTGCCAAGATCACTAAGAGAGCCTCCTGCACCGTTCGCCTAGCGATGCAAGGGGCTTGCCACGCCGCCCAAGGCCTCGCCTTGGAAGCCTAGGCGTTGCACTGCGGGCGCATGCCCCCTGCTGCACTTTGCAGCAACGCGAAAAGAGCGGCCTTTGTCCTGGCCTTTGGGAAAACACGCCGGTTTCGTTGCTGGCGCTGGTAACCCTTGCTCATATGGCGGCAGTAGGGCCTTTGGGATATCGTCCTCGCGCATGGTTCTGCACGGGAAAACGGTTCTGGTCACCGCAGGTGCCAAGCGGGTAGGGCGGGCAATTGTCCTCGAGCTCGCCAGGGCCGGGGCGAGCGTCGTGGTCCACTGCCGCTCGTCTCACGCAGAGGCCGCGGCCACGTGCACCGCAGCGAGTGCCTTCGGTGTCCGAGCCGCAGTCGTGGCCGGGGATTTGCGCATCGGCGCCGATGTGGAACGCATTGCCCGCGAGTCGTGGGCTGCATTTGGAAGCGTCGACGCGTTGGTGAACAGCGCTGCGGTCTTCGCTCCAACCCCGATTGAGACATTGACGGACGAACAGTGGGATCAGGCATTGGCGATGAACCTCAAAGGTCCGTTCATGCTGGCAGTGCAGCTCGGCCGATTGATGCGAGAAGGAAGCGGCGGCGTCATCATCAATATCGCGGACGGGGCGGCGATGCGGCCCTATCGCGGGTACCTGCCGTACTGCGTGTCGAAGGCGGGCATGATTGCAATGACGATGGGCCTCGCTAAGGCACTGGCACCGCAGGTGCGGGTGAACTGTGTGGCGCCGGGTCCCGTCATGCCCCCAGAGGACTACACGGCCGAGGAGCGCGCGCATCTCGTCGAGCTGACGCCGCTGAAGCGTCTGGGAACAGCAGAGGATGTTGCCCGCATGGTGCGCTTCCTGATTGGCGAAGCCGAGTTCTCGACGGGCGGCGTGTATCTGGTGGACGGTGGCCGCTTGAACGCATCGACGGCGAGCGACCAGTGACCTCCGCCATTTGAGTTGAACGGTCGGGTATGATCACCCTGTTCCAACGGCTTGCCTGGAGCCTCGTCATCCTGATCGGCGTGACCTTTCTCACCTTTGTCATCGCCTTCATCATCCCCAGCGATCCGGCGCGCACGGTGGCTGGGCCGAAGGCGGATCCGGAGACGCTGGCCACGATCCGCAAGGAGATGGGGCTGGACCAGCCCGTGCCGGTGCAGTACGCGCGCTATCTCGGGCGCTTGGTTCACGGCGATTTCGGGCGCTCCTACCTGACGCGGCAGAGCGTTCTGCAGGCCATCATCGAGCGTCTGCCGGCCACCGCCTATCTCGCCGTTTCCAGCCTCGGCGCCGCGGCGCTGATCGGCATCGTTCTGGGTTGCCTGACGGCGCGCCGTCAGGGCTCGGCCGTTGATCTGGCAGTACTGGTTGGTTCGTTGATAGCGCTCTCGCTGCCGGTGTTCTGGGTCGGCATGATGCTCCTGTATTTTGTCGCGTACCGGGCTCGTTTGCTGCCGCTCGGAGGGTTCGGCCTCTCGAATGTCGTGTTGCCGGCATGCACCCTGACCTTGGGTGGCGCGGCGTACTACACCCGTCTTCTGCATACCAACATGCGCGCTGTCCTCGACCAGGACTATATCCGGGCGGCGCATGCCAAGGGGCTGTCACCGTTCCGGGTGTACGGCAAACACGCGTTACGCAACGCCATCATTCCATTGGTCACGCTGTTGGGACTTGATTTTGCCGGCCTCATGAGCGGGGTCGTGCTGACCGAAACGGTCTTCAATTGGCCCGGCCTGGGCCGGCTCGCGGTCGAAGCGGTCTTTAATCAGGACATCCCGATGATCATGGGCACGGTGTTGTTCAGCGCCCTGCTGGTGGTGGGCGCCAATATGGTCGTGGACCTCTTGTATATCGTCATCGACCCACGCATTCGCTATCGGGCGCAGTAATGACAGCGCAACGACGACACCAAGCGAGCCGGAAACGGGAACGCCGATGCCGGCGATAGGGCAGGGCAGTCAGCGCTATCTGGCCGTCGCCGGCGGGGCCATGGTCACGCTCCTGGTGTTTGTTGCCGTGACCGCACCCTGGCTAGCGCCCTTCGATCCCTTGAAGGCGATTGCCGACAGTTTTGGCAATCCCTTTCCACCCGGAGCGCGCTACCCGCTCGGAACCGATGAGCTCGGCCGTGACGTGCTGAGCCGGCTGCTGTATGGCGCTCGCATCTCCGTCTTCGTTGCCGTCGTCGCCACCAGCCTCACACTGATCATCGGTGTCACCGTCGGCGTGTGTTCCGGCTATTTCGGCGGATGGGTCGATACGCTACTGATGCGTCTGACCGACGTGTTCCTGTCTTTTCCGGCGTTGCTGCTGGCCATAGCCTTGGCGGCGCTGTTCGAGCCCGGGCTGACGTCGATCCTGGTTGTCATCGCCGTGGTGAGCTGGACGGGTGTCGCACGCACGATTCGTGGTGAGGTATTATCGCTGCGCGAGCGTGATTTCGTCGCGGCGGCCAAGGCGCTCGGTGCCACGCCATTCCGTCTCATGCTGCGCCACATCCTTCCCAACGTTCTGCCGACGATCGTCGTCATGGGTGCGCTCAGCACCTCCGGCACGGTGCTGCTCGATGCCGGGTTGAGCTACCTGGGCCTCGGCGTCCCGGTTCCCACACCGAGCTGGGGACGCATGATCAGCGACAGTCAAACCTACTATCGCCTGGCCCCGTGGCTGATGATCAGCCCCGGTGTGGCGATTGTGTACGCCGTGGTGGGCTTCAATTTCCTCGGTTACGGACTGCTCGCGATCGTCGGCGGCCGTGAGCGTCGATGAAGGGTGCCGGCGAGGCGCGGCCGCGCCGAGGGCAGTCACTGGGCGCCACCCCTGGAAGAAGGACGTTCCCAAGTCTGTGTCTCCTTGTCGGTGTACTGCCGTCAGTGCTCTGCCTGACTGGTTGCACATCATCCTCCGGTAGGGACGCAGAGTCGCCGCCGCCGTACCTGCGGCTAGCGGGTCCGGACGAGATCCCCACGCTCGATCCCGCCCGCGGCTATGACACCTCGTCGTGGCAGTTCGAACAGATGCTGTTCACGACCCTGGTCGACTACGATGCCGGCACCAACCTCGTCCCTCAGTTGGCGACGGACTGGTCCGTATCCGCCGATCGTCGCACCTACACCTTTCACCTGCGTGCGGATGTGCGCTTTACCAACGGCCGCGCCGTGACTGCCGGCGATGTGAAGTACTCGATCGAACGCGTGCTCAACCCCCACACGCGCTCGCAGGGCGCGGAGTTCTTCCGGGTGATCAGCGGCGCGGAGGCGTGTACCGAAGCGAGTTGCGCCGTCGCCGGCATCGAGGCTCCCGATCCGCAGACGCTACGCTTCACCCTGCGTGCGTTCGATCCGTTGTTTCTCCACAAGCTGGCGATGCCGTTCGCAGCGGCGGTGCCGGCGGAGGAGGTGGCACGTTGGGGGGAGGATTTCGCGCGCCATCCCGTCGGCAGTGGCCCCTTCATGCTGCGGGAGTGGGTCAGCGGACAGCGTGTGACGCTGGTGCGCAATCCCGACTATTTCATTCGCGGGCTGCCAC of the Candidatus Binatia bacterium genome contains:
- a CDS encoding ATP synthase subunit C, translated to MTTQEPRQTTSAPGIQPRGSSRRYGRAIRWFARVHVGLAAVSLLALAAVLSGLPAAAGAAAQLGGVSDEVMKWGFAAAAAATAIGALGAAYAVSHVGAAALGAIGERPEIAGRALIFVGLAEGIAIYGLIVAIMILGRLS
- a CDS encoding V-type ATP synthase subunit E family protein — translated: MKSIDSVHAAGSDAGTLLRLIREQAAAEIAEMQGRAQQRVARLRASADTEAEAIRAGARSAGESRGRLRAAKLLAAAETQSHLGLLLAREALIEKVIARARTRLGRFSTFPQAADRLAELVREGLEALPAGPVRVRMPHDCELLLDEAIRRSLTSDRGAVSFTADDELMGGVVLEVDDGRVRFDNSFDGRVRRRMYRLRHLAADMLLGEEPSSPSGP
- a CDS encoding SDR family oxidoreductase — translated: MVLHGKTVLVTAGAKRVGRAIVLELARAGASVVVHCRSSHAEAAATCTAASAFGVRAAVVAGDLRIGADVERIARESWAAFGSVDALVNSAAVFAPTPIETLTDEQWDQALAMNLKGPFMLAVQLGRLMREGSGGVIINIADGAAMRPYRGYLPYCVSKAGMIAMTMGLAKALAPQVRVNCVAPGPVMPPEDYTAEERAHLVELTPLKRLGTAEDVARMVRFLIGEAEFSTGGVYLVDGGRLNASTASDQ
- a CDS encoding V-type ATP synthase subunit F, with the protein product MKPLQVIGDADTVLVFALGGVPGRVVHSADEARTAIEEVVNEVHAAGGPKQRPVLLVVTNGIAGRIRDYLRHAMLDASGPVILEVPGFGESPDGGSVQRFVERTLGLRL
- a CDS encoding ABC transporter permease encodes the protein MITLFQRLAWSLVILIGVTFLTFVIAFIIPSDPARTVAGPKADPETLATIRKEMGLDQPVPVQYARYLGRLVHGDFGRSYLTRQSVLQAIIERLPATAYLAVSSLGAAALIGIVLGCLTARRQGSAVDLAVLVGSLIALSLPVFWVGMMLLYFVAYRARLLPLGGFGLSNVVLPACTLTLGGAAYYTRLLHTNMRAVLDQDYIRAAHAKGLSPFRVYGKHALRNAIIPLVTLLGLDFAGLMSGVVLTETVFNWPGLGRLAVEAVFNQDIPMIMGTVLFSALLVVGANMVVDLLYIVIDPRIRYRAQ
- a CDS encoding ABC transporter permease, giving the protein MPAIGQGSQRYLAVAGGAMVTLLVFVAVTAPWLAPFDPLKAIADSFGNPFPPGARYPLGTDELGRDVLSRLLYGARISVFVAVVATSLTLIIGVTVGVCSGYFGGWVDTLLMRLTDVFLSFPALLLAIALAALFEPGLTSILVVIAVVSWTGVARTIRGEVLSLRERDFVAAAKALGATPFRLMLRHILPNVLPTIVVMGALSTSGTVLLDAGLSYLGLGVPVPTPSWGRMISDSQTYYRLAPWLMISPGVAIVYAVVGFNFLGYGLLAIVGGRERR
- a CDS encoding V-type ATPase subunit, producing MRRDLQRYAAANARVRTLIPTLLGHSGLEALYGYPSRDTMLDVLLHTAYGRRLSKPRGEGSLRERLVEIGRTLIRMLASPEAALVRVYLLRHELENLKLVIRAVHRRLSPETVSRYLFVLGDISSLDTQRLVEARDLHELTDRLATTAYGAPMAAALHRLEDAGPFALEVALEIDYYERLWEAAGVLEPSDGKRAHGLLGILFDILNLGWIARYRDALGMAPEEILNYTLRQGRWVTFAVRRALAEGPQLPWGVALEHTPYARLLAEADMRGFDACSAALWRFLAAAAQREFRGYPFHIGVPLAFLLTQELEIRDLQVLLTAKTLGLNSTEAFEHVVTIRH
- a CDS encoding V-type ATPase 116kDa subunit family protein, producing the protein MLTPEPIRHLSLVLLATDLEAAARAIARVGVLHLLDVRHSVEMLGAIQPYDVSERLRQLGALAQSLDEVLAFLRIEWRNHVLSASVEETLDLQGLESRSQAIRTEVDAFRQGAGRTAADTERIEGLVHTLRALVPIGLPLEQLGNLRYVFLASGLLPQRSLTRLREALTRTPHIIVPQGMPGTDGRLLITALCLSADHEVLERALRSAHFERLELPPHLTGAPEEAMTHLVSDLEASREAVAAVEADRNALAQRLGPEACTLRARVERERLLTEARGLMGRSERISLITGWVPAVLTAQLEAAVRAAAGSRCVVQWQDPAGLEGVRRGLVSVPILLRNPVLIRPFERLLRAYGLPRYGELEPTAVVAVAFLAMFGFMFGDVGQGAVLFAIGYFMYRRMFRYRDYAVILMECGVFAMAFGFLYGSVFGVEHWLPALWLRPMEDMPRLMKTAVGFGAGFLSLALALNLVNAVRRRDVTALWERNGLLGALAYWIVAGVLMRWLTAGPGAVTLGTAVMWLVVALTLVFLKEPARVLWVGLHEHRWPGAGELLTLLVEAIVDVLDTMVSTVSNTATFIRLAAFAVSHAGLLLATFSVADAIAESRGGTIGAIIVIVIGNAVIIALEGLIVSIQSIRLEYYEFFSRFYSGGGEEYRPLRLASGMPPAHP